A window of Brettanomyces nanus chromosome 2, complete sequence contains these coding sequences:
- a CDS encoding uncharacterized protein (EggNog:ENOG41), whose protein sequence is MKTVPLTWMFSDHGSRFVEMLPSTTAKYVKSQHRQFLCDYSKVVEFIHLYKTKLKITRSEFLWAWLACNTRCLYMELPNFLHCNVKENFTLVPYVDFLNHTLEDHCTISINSQCFSVTTAKSHYGKSEQLFFSYGAHSDKILLCDYGFMLPYGQNRWNDLDISSIILKLLKPHQKLFLQNENYYGDYTITKDSLSFRTEIALATLQEKDNTFIQLGLSKQFKCPERLRKLIDGYSDGNYYKNRSEQLMEKIRRKIKDYYQKQLMVAKQMDSSITTDKVIKSRLNTIKACYLNILLILS, encoded by the exons atgaag ACGGTGCCCTTAACATGGATGTTTAGTGACCACGGTTCTAGATTTGTTGAGATGCTTCCCAGTACCACTGCCAAGTATGTGAAATCACAGCACAGACAATTTTTATGTGATTATTCCAAAGTAGTAGAATTCATTCACCTCTATAAAACGAAGCTGAAAATCACACGGTCCGAGTTTCTATGGGCTTGGCTTGCATGTAATACAAGATGCCTTTATATGGAATTACCCAATTTTTTACATTGCAATGTTAAGGAAAACTTTACCTTAGTTCCTTATGTTGATTTCTTGAATCACACGTTGGAAGATCATTGTACCATCAGCATTAATAGCCAGTGTTTCTCGGTAACAACAGCAAAATCTCACTATGGTAAATCTGAGCAGCTCTTTTTCAGTTATGGTGCTCATAGCGATaagattcttctctgtGACTATGGATTTATGCTGCCATACGGGCAAAATCGATGGAACGATCTGGATATTTCCTCTATTATTCTTAAATTGTTGAAGCCACATCAGAAACTGTTTCTACAAAACGAAAACTACTATGGTGATTATACAATCACTAAGGATTCGCTTTCATTCAGGACAGAGATAGCACTGGCTACACTTCAAGAGAAGGATAATACTTTTATACAGTTGGGACTTTCCAAACAATTCAAGTGTCCGGAAAGACTCAGGAAACTTATAGATGGCTATAGTGACGGTAACTACTACAAAAATAGGTCAGAACAGTTGATGGAAAAAATaaggagaaaaataaaGGACTACTACCAAAAACAACTAATGGTTGCAAAACAAATGGATTCGTCAATAACAACAGATAAGGTTATTAAATCCAGGTTGAACACAATCAAGGCATGCTACCTAAATATTCTTCTTATACTTAGTTGA